One Bos taurus isolate L1 Dominette 01449 registration number 42190680 breed Hereford chromosome 3, ARS-UCD2.0, whole genome shotgun sequence DNA window includes the following coding sequences:
- the ERFE gene encoding LOW QUALITY PROTEIN: erythroferrone (The sequence of the model RefSeq protein was modified relative to this genomic sequence to represent the inferred CDS: deleted 1 base in 1 codon) — protein MAPSRCPARALLLAYASLLAAAVGLGSPEPGAPSESRAREETPPGNELPAGPAARPPEPPVERAHGLSDPRDAWMLFVRQSDKGINSKRGGRGKAKKPKLGLPGPPGPPGPQGPPGPITPPEVLLKEFQLLLKGAVRTRECAEPEPGPRVPAAVPAARPEDDEEAAAGGAGMLALLAAPLAPGPRAQRVEAAFHCRLRRDASVERRALHELGLYYLPDAEGAFRRGPGLNLTSGQYTAPVAGFYALAATLHVALAEAPRRGPLRPRDRLRLLICLESRCQHHASLEAVVGLEGSSELFTISVNGVLYLQAGQYTSVFLDNASGSALTVRSGSHFSAVLLGV, from the exons ATGGCCCCCTCCCGCTGCCCGGCGCGGGCCCTGTTGCTCGCCTACGCCAGCCTGCTGGCCGCCGCCGTGGGCCTGGGCTCCCCGGAGCCCGGTGCGCCCTCGGAGAGCCGCGCCCGCGAGGAGACGCCGCCCGGGAACGAACTGCCCGCGGGACCGGCCGCCCGCCCGCCG GAGCCCCCTGTGGAGCGGGCGCACGGCCTCAGCGACCCCCGGGACGCCTGGATGCTCTTCGTCAGGCAGAGTGACAAGGGCATCAACAGCAAGAGGGGCGGCAGGGGCAAGGCCAAGAAGCCGAAG CTTGGTCTACCAGGACCCCCGGGGCCTCCTGGCCCCCAGGGTCCCCCAGGC CCCATCACCCCACCTGAGGTCCTACTGAAGGAGTTCCAGCTGCTGCTGAAAG GCGCGGTGCGCACGCGGGAGTGCGCGGAGCCCGAGCCCGGCCCGCGCGTTCCCGCCGCGGTGCCGGCCGCGCGCCCGGAGGACGAcgaggaggcggcggcgggggGCGCGGGCATGCTGGCGCTGCTGGCCGCGCCCCTGGCCCCCGGCCCGCGGGCGCAGCGCGTCGAGGCCGCCTTCCACTGCCGCCTGCGCCGGGACGCGTCGGTGGAGCGGCGCGCGCTGCACGAGCTCGGCCTCTACTACTTG CCCGACGCCGAGGGCGCCTTCCGCCGCGGCCCAGGCCTGAACCTGACCAGCGGCCAGTACACGGCGCCCGTCGCCGGCTTCTACGCGCTCGCCGCCACGCTGCACGTGG CGCTGGCCGAGGCGCCGAGGCGGGGGCCTCTGCGCCCCCGGGACCGCCTGCGTCTGCTCATCTGCCTGGAGTCCCGGTGCCAGCACCATGC CTCCCTGGAGGCTGTCGTGGGGCTGGAGGGCAGCAGCGAGCTCTTTACCATCTCGGTCAACGGCGTTCTCTATCTGCAG